One stretch of Deltaproteobacteria bacterium DNA includes these proteins:
- a CDS encoding heme A synthase, protein MRSILLILLVLTFILILMGGLVHGTGSSLACPDWPLCYGEFFPKMQGGVAIEHSHRLVASLVGLLTLIFFLKTLHDSKVSSKFKKLSLLAFLLVVFQGILGGITVIYRLPTLVSTAHLGASMLFLATLFYLFLIMNQNSTGEKQVSTQSCGYHFSLLLLVLLYVQILLGALVKHTGASLACLEIPFCQGSLWPSGGSGLLYLHMAHRLMGMGLGILLLGFPIYLKVKNLSHHQPILLLMILTAAQITLGFLSVYTYLDLPVALGHLGVGALLLLALVYISIRVKASP, encoded by the coding sequence ATGCGCTCTATTTTACTAATTCTATTAGTCTTAACTTTTATTTTGATCTTAATGGGGGGATTAGTGCACGGAACGGGTTCGAGCCTCGCTTGCCCGGATTGGCCATTATGTTACGGCGAATTTTTTCCCAAGATGCAAGGCGGTGTTGCCATTGAACATTCGCATCGCTTAGTTGCTTCTTTAGTTGGGCTACTCACCCTCATCTTTTTTCTAAAAACTTTGCATGATTCTAAAGTATCCTCGAAATTCAAAAAATTAAGCTTATTGGCTTTTCTATTGGTGGTGTTTCAGGGAATTTTGGGAGGCATCACGGTTATTTATCGGTTACCGACCTTAGTATCCACAGCTCATCTGGGTGCCTCCATGCTTTTCCTGGCAACTTTGTTTTATTTATTTCTAATCATGAATCAAAATTCAACCGGTGAAAAACAAGTGTCTACTCAGTCTTGTGGCTATCATTTTTCGCTTCTACTATTGGTGCTACTTTACGTGCAAATTTTATTGGGGGCCTTGGTGAAACATACGGGGGCGAGCCTCGCTTGTTTAGAGATCCCTTTTTGCCAAGGCTCGCTTTGGCCCTCGGGTGGTTCGGGCTTACTTTATTTACATATGGCTCATCGTTTAATGGGGATGGGGCTTGGAATATTGCTGCTCGGTTTTCCAATTTATTTAAAAGTTAAAAATTTATCCCATCATCAACCTATCTTATTGCTGATGATATTAACGGCTGCCCAAATCACTTTGGGATTCCTATCCGTTTATACTTATCTTGATTTACCCGTCGCCCTTGGGCATTTAGGGGTGGGAGCGCTGCTTTTGCTCGCGTTAGTTTATATCAGTATTCGCGTGAAAGCCTCACCATGA
- the cyoE gene encoding protoheme IX farnesyltransferase, whose amino-acid sequence MISYQKSLVAIFELFKPRIIPLVLITTFGGMWLTPMPLVPLRVLTILGWVFLLVAGANAINMYLERDLDRLMTRTADRPLPTQRIPSALALWIGLILSIIAVFAMMEWVNPITGLLAAISLLLYTTVYTPLKRKTPLALWIGAVPGAMPAWLGWTALTHRLDLQGLSLFAILYIWQIPHFLAISIFRKEEYFKAGIKVMPLTQGNMATCYQMIPYAFIQIPISLMPAPLGLVGRFYFIAALILGIIFFGYTCLGIKNQGNAVWARRCFFLSIIYLPLLYAALVVDRFLQ is encoded by the coding sequence ATGATTTCTTATCAAAAATCTCTCGTGGCTATTTTTGAATTGTTCAAACCACGAATTATTCCCCTCGTGCTCATCACCACCTTTGGCGGCATGTGGCTAACCCCTATGCCCTTGGTACCCCTGCGCGTATTAACGATTCTTGGGTGGGTCTTTTTATTAGTGGCAGGGGCCAATGCGATTAATATGTACCTGGAAAGAGATTTAGACCGCCTCATGACTCGAACCGCTGACCGGCCTTTGCCTACCCAGCGTATCCCAAGTGCCCTAGCTTTATGGATTGGACTTATACTTTCCATCATTGCCGTGTTTGCGATGATGGAATGGGTGAACCCCATTACCGGTTTGCTCGCCGCCATTTCTCTTTTACTTTACACAACTGTTTACACACCTTTAAAACGCAAAACCCCTCTAGCTTTGTGGATTGGAGCAGTGCCAGGTGCCATGCCTGCCTGGTTAGGTTGGACAGCGCTTACCCATCGCTTAGATTTACAAGGTTTGAGCCTCTTTGCCATCCTTTATATTTGGCAAATCCCTCATTTCTTAGCGATCAGCATTTTTCGTAAAGAAGAATATTTTAAAGCTGGGATTAAAGTGATGCCTTTAACGCAAGGGAATATGGCTACCTGTTATCAAATGATTCCCTATGCCTTTATCCAAATTCCCATTTCACTCATGCCTGCACCCTTGGGGCTTGTAGGTCGTTTTTATTTTATTGCAGCTTTAATATTAGGGATTATTTTTTTCGGCTACACTTGTTTAGGGATTAAAAACCAAGGTAACGCCGTTTGGGCACGGCGCTGCTTTTTTCTTTCGATTATCTATTTGCCGTTATTATACGCAGCTTTAGTTGTTGATCGATTTTTACAATGA
- a CDS encoding MFS transporter translates to MNDAQRKRALLTLFSVILLDLIGFALLVPTIPLLAKTYHASGTILGVIVSSYTAMQFLFAPLWGRLSDKIGRKRVLIISIVGAGFSMILLGFATNLWMIFLSRLLGGMFAANIGVASAYITDITPNHDRTKAMGLIGVAFGVGFLLGPTLGGMLVGFGQHVPIFVTSGLNFINAIYAYAVLQEDRHGLHGVKRESLPLRQVLTHSLLLKICIINFVFTFSLTQLETTFAFYMKSIFSSPDSQIYFIFSFMALLMILVQGGLIRRLSPRYSDMTLLMVGAGILSLGFLLLPQVHYVSILLLPLAAASIGRGVAQPSLTSMASKVMDTGIGTVMGVFTASTNLARFVGQLSAGAFFDLRPSVPFYVAGTLMLLVFVIVKIDQQLKLRIITANR, encoded by the coding sequence ATGAATGATGCCCAGCGTAAGCGTGCCTTGTTAACCTTATTTAGTGTTATTTTACTGGATCTGATTGGTTTTGCCCTGTTGGTACCCACTATCCCGCTTTTGGCCAAGACTTATCATGCGAGTGGTACAATCTTGGGCGTCATTGTTAGCTCTTACACCGCTATGCAATTTTTGTTTGCGCCGTTGTGGGGGCGGCTTTCAGATAAGATTGGCCGCAAAAGGGTGTTGATTATTTCAATCGTAGGTGCCGGGTTTAGCATGATTCTGCTGGGGTTTGCGACTAATCTATGGATGATTTTTTTATCTCGACTCTTAGGCGGAATGTTTGCCGCCAACATTGGGGTGGCAAGTGCTTATATTACGGATATTACCCCCAACCATGATCGGACCAAGGCCATGGGGTTGATTGGCGTTGCCTTTGGGGTGGGGTTTTTATTGGGACCTACTTTAGGGGGGATGTTAGTTGGCTTTGGGCAACATGTTCCCATTTTTGTGACCAGTGGTTTAAATTTTATTAATGCAATTTATGCCTATGCGGTTTTGCAAGAAGATCGGCATGGCCTGCATGGGGTCAAACGCGAAAGCCTGCCACTAAGACAAGTATTGACCCATTCCCTACTTTTAAAAATTTGTATCATCAATTTTGTTTTTACTTTTTCTTTAACCCAATTAGAAACGACTTTTGCATTTTACATGAAAAGTATTTTTTCTTCGCCTGATTCGCAAATTTATTTTATTTTTTCGTTCATGGCATTGCTCATGATCTTGGTGCAAGGGGGTTTGATTCGGCGGCTCTCCCCTCGTTATTCAGATATGACTTTATTAATGGTGGGCGCTGGGATTTTAAGTTTGGGTTTTTTATTACTTCCACAAGTGCATTATGTTTCGATTTTACTGCTGCCGCTCGCCGCGGCTTCTATTGGGCGTGGCGTGGCACAGCCTTCTTTAACCAGCATGGCTAGCAAAGTGATGGATACCGGGATTGGAACGGTAATGGGGGTTTTTACAGCTAGCACAAATTTGGCTCGTTTTGTGGGGCAACTCTCAGCCGGGGCATTTTTTGATTTGCGGCCTAGTGTGCCATTTTATGTGGCAGGCACGCTGATGCTGCTAGTGTTTGTCATTGTAAAAATCGATCAACAACTAAAGCTGCGTATAATAACGGCAAATAGATAA
- a CDS encoding CDP-alcohol phosphatidyltransferase family protein produces the protein MLSALKNLDPFWISLGPVIAINSFFFIMLIIFAITHWKLPHDEELATRHRSRLLNLWFREYWIWSTNPILKLLIRLGISPNGLTTVGFLFSCFASIAFAQGLVGVAGWMIIASGTCDIFDGRIARLSGKMSVSGGFYDSVMDRLGEAVVFLGAAIYFRESWVLYFVIAGLIGSFMVSYTRARGLSEGIKCDSGTMQRPERIVYLGVGSVFSPLVKLAVSGGNINAPEYITIAALVLIGVMTNLTALHRIIYIFKKLNEKNPPNFTSQSKLAKSPIITKLRDTIVDSLS, from the coding sequence ATGCTGAGCGCCCTTAAAAACTTGGACCCTTTTTGGATTAGCCTAGGGCCAGTGATTGCGATCAATAGTTTTTTCTTCATCATGCTTATTATCTTTGCAATAACTCACTGGAAATTGCCTCACGATGAAGAATTGGCCACCCGGCATCGCTCAAGATTATTAAATTTATGGTTTCGCGAATATTGGATTTGGTCAACCAACCCTATCCTAAAATTATTGATACGTTTAGGCATTAGCCCCAATGGTTTAACCACCGTGGGGTTTCTCTTCAGTTGTTTTGCCAGCATCGCCTTTGCTCAAGGCTTGGTGGGCGTTGCAGGGTGGATGATCATTGCCAGTGGCACCTGCGATATTTTTGATGGAAGGATTGCAAGGCTTTCAGGGAAAATGAGCGTGTCAGGTGGGTTTTATGACTCCGTCATGGATCGCTTGGGCGAAGCGGTAGTTTTTTTAGGGGCCGCTATTTATTTTCGTGAATCCTGGGTGTTGTATTTTGTCATCGCCGGCCTCATTGGTTCTTTCATGGTGAGTTACACCCGCGCCCGCGGTTTAAGTGAAGGGATTAAATGCGATAGTGGCACCATGCAACGCCCCGAGCGCATCGTTTACCTTGGAGTAGGTTCGGTATTTAGCCCCCTGGTTAAACTTGCCGTTAGCGGGGGTAATATCAACGCCCCAGAATACATCACCATTGCTGCATTAGTCTTAATTGGCGTGATGACCAACTTAACCGCTCTGCATCGCATCATTTATATTTTTAAAAAATTAAACGAAAAAAACCCGCCCAATTTCACCTCCCAATCCAAACTCGCCAAGAGCCCCATCATCACCAAATTACGCGACACCATCGTTGACAGCTTGAGTTAG
- a CDS encoding patatin-like phospholipase family protein, with product MKNRNERLALVMSGGGARGAYEAGVLHFIRTGLPKPFRELNFPIQCGSSVGAINISFMASTADHPELQGEQLCRLWAEVKQEEIYYRNFKALGNFLSNTFLGLTRNLTRLNPFASHKKSQHHFHSVFNTAPFVEFLKKHVSWNKISQNVNSGRLKVVSLVTTRMKTGKTELFVQKKPAIEYVGPYQVHEVDLNYSHAMASAAIPFIFPSIAIDGHHYVDGGVRLNTPLSPAVQFGANKLFIVSLHSEARDLAQRQVDEKDVKDQGPPSVGEYLGKMLNGIFLDRLEYDMEQMLRINQIIERSVEVYGDDYLDKINAGLKKVLRSGQQAKRRFRSIEYIKINPSTPISDVFYNWYNSHHHHPHFTTLENFILRALDINQDASLDLLSYLTFASDYLKMLLQLGYQDAAAKKDEIIAFFEKKPCNH from the coding sequence GTGAAGAATCGCAATGAACGCTTGGCGTTGGTGATGAGTGGGGGAGGGGCTCGTGGGGCCTACGAAGCGGGTGTGCTGCATTTTATTCGCACGGGGCTGCCTAAACCTTTTCGTGAACTCAATTTCCCCATCCAATGTGGCTCGAGTGTGGGGGCAATTAATATTTCTTTTATGGCCTCCACCGCTGATCACCCTGAACTTCAAGGCGAACAATTGTGCCGGCTATGGGCTGAGGTCAAACAAGAAGAAATTTATTATCGTAATTTTAAAGCCCTAGGGAATTTTTTAAGCAATACCTTCTTGGGCCTTACCCGCAATTTAACTCGGCTCAATCCCTTTGCCAGTCACAAAAAAAGCCAACACCATTTTCACTCGGTTTTTAACACCGCACCTTTTGTAGAATTTTTAAAAAAACATGTGTCTTGGAACAAAATTTCTCAAAACGTCAACAGCGGTCGTCTTAAAGTTGTGTCGCTCGTCACCACCCGTATGAAAACCGGGAAAACGGAATTATTCGTTCAAAAGAAGCCGGCCATAGAATATGTCGGCCCGTATCAAGTGCATGAAGTAGATTTAAATTATTCACATGCCATGGCCAGTGCTGCCATCCCTTTTATTTTCCCAAGTATTGCCATTGATGGTCACCATTATGTTGATGGCGGGGTGCGACTTAACACGCCTCTGTCACCCGCGGTGCAATTTGGGGCGAATAAATTATTTATTGTGAGTTTGCATTCGGAGGCTCGCGACTTAGCTCAACGTCAGGTTGATGAAAAAGATGTTAAAGACCAAGGGCCGCCTTCGGTGGGTGAATACTTGGGTAAAATGCTCAATGGCATTTTTCTAGACCGGCTCGAATACGATATGGAGCAAATGCTGCGCATCAATCAAATCATTGAACGTAGCGTTGAAGTATATGGCGATGACTATTTAGACAAAATCAATGCCGGGCTTAAGAAAGTCTTGCGTTCGGGGCAACAAGCCAAGCGTCGATTTCGCAGCATCGAATACATCAAGATCAATCCCAGCACTCCCATCAGCGACGTGTTTTATAATTGGTACAATAGCCACCATCATCACCCCCATTTTACCACCCTAGAAAATTTTATTTTACGCGCCCTCGACATTAACCAAGACGCCAGCCTTGACCTCTTGAGTTATCTCACCTTTGCCTCGGACTATCTCAAAATGTTATTGCAGTTGGGCTACCAAGACGCCGCCGCCAAAAAAGACGAAATCATCGCCTTCTTCGAGAAAAAACCGTGCAATCATTGA
- a CDS encoding DUF2191 domain-containing protein: MKVTALITDQLVYEVKKKAKGKNLTDCIVIALKEWLAMQKLRELNSSLQKNPLKFSASFSAQKARALNRKLT, encoded by the coding sequence ATGAAAGTCACGGCTTTAATTACTGATCAGTTAGTTTATGAAGTCAAAAAAAAGGCTAAAGGCAAAAATTTAACGGATTGCATCGTTATTGCCTTAAAAGAATGGCTGGCTATGCAAAAATTACGCGAGTTGAACAGCTCCCTTCAGAAAAACCCCTTAAAATTCAGTGCTTCTTTTTCGGCCCAAAAAGCGCGGGCCCTCAATAGAAAACTAACATGA
- a CDS encoding PIN domain-containing protein — MIIVDTSVWIEFFKNNLTVSAALRQEIELFHVLAIECVFSELLQGVRHRSEAEIITKYWELLPKIEERGLWIQAGLLSSKNHWGSKGIGLIDACLITAARNSKSQVWSLDKKLNAVLKPLERFLP, encoded by the coding sequence ATGATTATTGTCGACACTTCTGTGTGGATTGAATTTTTTAAAAATAACCTTACGGTAAGCGCTGCCCTTCGCCAAGAAATTGAACTATTCCATGTCTTAGCCATAGAGTGCGTATTTTCCGAATTACTGCAAGGCGTTCGTCATCGTAGCGAAGCAGAAATAATTACAAAATATTGGGAGCTCTTACCAAAAATAGAAGAAAGAGGGCTATGGATCCAAGCTGGGCTCCTCTCCTCTAAAAATCATTGGGGCAGCAAAGGCATCGGGCTTATCGATGCCTGCCTTATTACCGCTGCAAGAAATTCCAAATCGCAAGTGTGGAGCCTCGATAAAAAGCTCAATGCTGTCTTGAAGCCTTTGGAACGTTTCCTTCCTTAA